One window from the genome of Candidatus Omnitrophota bacterium encodes:
- a CDS encoding alkaline phosphatase: protein MKIRLINRYILISLIGLFIAFPGFGEPLARNAILMIGDGMGASHLLLYHLYAERVLKIEPAFVEMLNEGTTGWMLHAPTDGLVTDSAASATAFSCGVKAFNGHISIDADGNSCPTLLEIAKRNGKKTGIVANIPPFDATESAFTSHISSRYDYDAVIRWTFVFTQPDLILGSAFEKRQEEINAQAQQNGYYIANSLQDMKNHRESPKLYGVFDIRTPYRDWLAATERDYISLSEATRGALDILSQEKKGFFLMVEGAKIDKVSHPNDAGSVLREVEEFDKTIAAVFDFAKTHPDTLVIVTADHETGGLAINGGNEESLQILGRQTKPLLQIKEELGAQPTPQQVQQAFHDSVGVDLEPKDTEFLALHWKKPEEVWGDILARFHKISFVSNEHTAEPVILAGYGPGSERCNGWRDNTDVFRIIMDACGMGR, encoded by the coding sequence TTGAAGATTCGTCTTATAAATCGATATATCTTGATATCTCTTATTGGATTATTTATTGCTTTTCCCGGATTCGGTGAACCTCTTGCGCGAAACGCGATTTTGATGATTGGGGATGGGATGGGGGCTTCCCATCTTCTGCTTTATCATCTCTACGCCGAAAGAGTACTCAAAATCGAACCAGCGTTCGTCGAGATGCTGAATGAAGGAACGACAGGTTGGATGCTGCATGCGCCAACGGATGGATTAGTAACGGATTCCGCCGCCAGCGCCACGGCGTTTTCCTGCGGCGTCAAAGCCTTCAACGGCCATATATCGATCGATGCGGACGGCAACAGCTGCCCCACTCTTTTGGAAATCGCTAAGCGGAATGGAAAGAAGACGGGCATCGTGGCGAATATTCCTCCCTTTGATGCTACGGAATCCGCGTTCACCTCCCATATTTCTTCCCGTTATGATTACGATGCTGTAATTCGTTGGACATTCGTTTTCACGCAGCCTGACCTGATTTTGGGATCCGCTTTTGAGAAACGCCAAGAGGAAATCAATGCGCAGGCCCAACAAAATGGTTACTACATCGCCAACTCCCTGCAAGATATGAAAAACCATAGGGAATCCCCGAAGTTGTATGGCGTTTTCGATATTCGGACCCCCTACCGGGATTGGCTGGCGGCGACGGAACGCGATTATATTTCTTTATCGGAAGCAACCCGCGGCGCCTTGGATATTCTATCCCAGGAAAAAAAGGGTTTTTTTCTTATGGTGGAAGGGGCCAAGATCGATAAAGTCTCTCATCCCAACGATGCCGGAAGCGTCTTGAGGGAAGTGGAAGAATTCGACAAAACCATCGCCGCCGTTTTCGATTTCGCAAAGACGCATCCCGATACGCTGGTTATCGTCACCGCCGATCACGAAACCGGCGGTTTGGCTATTAACGGCGGAAACGAAGAGAGTTTACAAATCCTGGGACGACAAACCAAGCCATTGTTGCAAATCAAAGAGGAACTCGGCGCCCAGCCCACGCCGCAGCAGGTTCAACAAGCGTTTCACGATTCCGTCGGCGTGGATTTGGAACCGAAGGATACGGAATTTTTAGCGCTGCATTGGAAAAAACCGGAAGAAGTCTGGGGCGATATCCTCGCCCGTTTCCACAAAATCAGCTTTGTCTCGAACGAGCATACGGCGGAGCCTGTAATTTTGGCGGGATACGGCCCCGGTTCCGAACGATGCAACGGCTGGCGGGATAATACGGATGTTTTCCGCATTATCATGGACGCCTGTGGAATGGGGCGGTAA
- the hpnH gene encoding adenosyl-hopene transferase HpnH has protein sequence MRFPFVLSASLAKYMAKQTLSGRKRFPLVLMLEPTLRCNLDCIGCGRIAEYNANPKQFKDLTVEECLQSVEECGAPIVSVCGGEPLVYKPVDELIRELLARKKYVYLCTNAMFMDRFWERIPPNKRLALSIHLDGMEQGHDWAVARPGTFKKVVEIIEEAKIRGYRICTNTTILKGCNPAEIAEMIEFLHRKGVHGMMISGAYPQEGEKGEACLNRGEMEDVFLKILGNNGTMSKYRFNNTPIYAEFLQGKRDLPCSPWASPNRTPKGWQGPCYVLPEKYYATFAELMESTDWDRLGPGKDPRCANCKIHSGFEPSVALGSSLTLKDRWRMVKWSFFY, from the coding sequence GTGAGATTTCCTTTCGTCCTTTCCGCTTCGCTTGCGAAATACATGGCGAAGCAAACCTTAAGCGGCCGAAAACGCTTCCCCCTCGTTTTAATGTTAGAACCCACGCTGCGCTGCAACCTCGATTGCATCGGATGCGGACGTATTGCGGAATACAACGCCAATCCCAAGCAATTCAAAGACCTGACCGTGGAAGAATGCCTGCAATCCGTGGAGGAATGCGGCGCTCCCATCGTTTCCGTCTGCGGAGGCGAGCCGCTGGTTTACAAACCAGTCGACGAATTAATCCGCGAATTGCTCGCCCGCAAAAAATACGTCTACCTATGCACCAACGCCATGTTCATGGATCGGTTTTGGGAGCGCATTCCGCCCAACAAACGCCTGGCTTTAAGCATTCATCTCGACGGCATGGAGCAAGGCCACGACTGGGCGGTGGCTCGGCCGGGCACGTTTAAAAAGGTGGTCGAAATCATCGAGGAAGCGAAAATCCGCGGCTATCGCATCTGTACCAACACGACGATTCTCAAAGGCTGCAATCCCGCCGAAATCGCCGAGATGATCGAGTTCCTGCATCGGAAGGGCGTTCACGGAATGATGATCTCCGGCGCCTATCCCCAAGAGGGCGAAAAGGGTGAAGCCTGCCTCAATCGCGGCGAAATGGAAGACGTGTTCCTGAAAATTCTGGGCAACAATGGAACGATGAGCAAATACCGCTTCAACAATACTCCGATTTACGCCGAATTTCTGCAAGGAAAACGCGATCTCCCCTGCTCGCCTTGGGCCAGCCCCAACCGCACTCCCAAAGGCTGGCAAGGCCCCTGTTACGTCCTTCCGGAAAAATATTACGCCACTTTCGCCGAACTCATGGAGTCGACGGATTGGGATCGTCTCGGCCCCGGTAAAGATCCGCGCTGCGCCAATTGCAAAATCCACAGCGGCTTCGAACCCAGCGTGGCGCTGGGTTCTAGCCTGACCCTCAAGGATCGTTGGCGCATGGTGAAGTGGAGCTTCTTTTATTGA
- a CDS encoding glycoside hydrolase domain-containing protein has protein sequence MSIRMLFCLLMVLWAGTVWPGEILNKDFESGETVNGVFTPSHWNPPIEHGAAAAGYSSQRAISVTGHGDDDAAWRSDPVALLPGDYYEFSFWGKAESETSNGSAVSGPAFANRDIRLTPSWQRYAFVFRVPDGCKKAVFRLGHWRVNGTLTFDDVNLYPVQPIYHRQNGIELGSGERIEGDTYSAEHRTNDYGSNSCRFLAYTNTRFNSPRWLFDSSSCVIYRHEAPAGAFQKASVEVNLNDYSSGVCQVSVRKDGGEWTLLGAMKDASASAFSLPESLLFSKTVEIKLEGAADEKGSCSFQVDRYQFESRLDKTLAAMQCESTFARILQSDPQLDVLLLDAGNPRPQEASSLRLQLTNKSDNRLALLIQPEVKEDKNPRKGKIRVVLKPREKRKAEVPYSIEASGSRTLCVRIADNRKTLYETEIPFFVSCLYEANYGQTLQDGGVSALWWCPSTYKISVSRPIPRSKGKEVQFSAAKGEFEPAQVVLRPKQAMKHLRIMAEDLSGPSGARIPAKNISMKQVEYVSISNPSDAWGCVGLWPDPLPLADEPLNLEAGRNYPFWITIQIPRDVPGGIYKGRLHLQADGWEEQVPLRLKVYDFEIPAEFHLRTAFGFSPGLVKRYHHLDAAEELDQTVDLYLQNFRDHRISPYNPTMLHPIRYELRGDFTFDFADFDKAGKRYFDEFGFTGLHLSLVGMGGGTFHSRHKGRIGDYEQGTPEYERLFKQYASTIENHLREKGWLDKAYIYWFDEPDPKDYEFVKEGMERIRHSAPGLKRMLTEQPEKELAGFVDIWCPIIDQYDPVIGQQRQKEGDAFWWYVCTGPKQPYPGLFIDHPAVDMRSWIWMTQKYGVQGCLVWESNYWTSGLAYPEPEIQNPWTDPMSYLTGYGHPVGFKGHWGNGDGRFIYPPRSWNDGQKRICGPVDSIRWEMLREGIEDYEYFYMISELAKTDRLPPSMNKQAQKLLDIPETIIRSRTEYAKDPAAMLEYRDRLGIFLEKALRQ, from the coding sequence ATGTCGATTCGAATGCTTTTTTGTTTGTTGATGGTTTTATGGGCAGGAACGGTATGGCCGGGGGAAATACTCAACAAGGATTTTGAGTCCGGCGAAACCGTCAACGGCGTTTTCACGCCCAGCCATTGGAATCCGCCAATAGAACATGGCGCAGCGGCGGCGGGATATTCATCGCAACGAGCGATATCCGTAACCGGCCATGGCGATGACGACGCCGCCTGGCGCAGCGATCCTGTCGCTTTACTGCCGGGGGATTATTATGAATTCTCCTTCTGGGGCAAGGCGGAATCGGAGACGAGCAATGGTTCGGCGGTCAGCGGTCCGGCGTTCGCCAACCGCGATATCCGTTTGACGCCATCCTGGCAGAGATACGCTTTCGTTTTTCGCGTTCCCGATGGATGCAAGAAAGCGGTTTTCCGCTTAGGCCATTGGCGGGTCAATGGAACACTTACTTTCGACGATGTCAACCTTTATCCCGTTCAACCTATCTATCATCGTCAAAATGGAATCGAATTGGGAAGCGGCGAGCGGATAGAAGGAGATACTTATTCCGCCGAACATCGAACGAACGATTACGGCTCCAACTCCTGCCGTTTTCTTGCTTACACCAATACGAGATTCAATTCCCCCCGCTGGTTGTTTGATTCTTCTTCTTGCGTTATCTATCGTCACGAAGCGCCCGCAGGCGCATTTCAAAAAGCATCCGTCGAAGTCAACCTCAATGATTATTCAAGCGGCGTTTGCCAGGTCTCCGTACGCAAGGACGGCGGGGAATGGACGCTATTGGGCGCAATGAAAGACGCTTCCGCATCCGCGTTTTCATTGCCCGAATCGCTGCTATTCTCCAAAACTGTGGAAATAAAACTAGAAGGCGCGGCGGATGAAAAAGGATCGTGCAGCTTTCAGGTCGACCGCTATCAATTCGAATCGCGATTGGATAAAACTCTCGCCGCCATGCAATGCGAGTCTACCTTTGCGCGCATCCTGCAATCGGATCCTCAACTCGATGTTCTTCTGCTCGATGCGGGAAATCCTCGCCCGCAAGAAGCCTCTTCGCTTCGGCTTCAGCTGACAAACAAATCGGATAATCGCTTGGCGCTTCTGATCCAGCCGGAAGTAAAAGAAGATAAAAATCCACGCAAAGGAAAAATCCGCGTTGTCCTGAAACCACGGGAAAAACGCAAGGCGGAAGTTCCCTATTCTATCGAAGCATCCGGCAGCCGCACCCTCTGCGTTCGCATCGCGGATAATCGGAAAACGCTGTACGAAACGGAAATTCCATTTTTCGTCTCTTGTCTTTACGAAGCCAATTATGGACAAACGTTGCAGGACGGCGGCGTTTCGGCGCTGTGGTGGTGCCCATCAACTTATAAAATATCCGTCTCGCGTCCCATCCCGCGTTCGAAAGGTAAAGAGGTTCAATTTTCCGCCGCCAAGGGCGAATTCGAACCAGCGCAGGTGGTTCTGCGTCCCAAACAGGCGATGAAACATCTGCGCATCATGGCGGAAGACCTTTCCGGCCCGTCGGGCGCCCGCATCCCGGCCAAGAATATATCCATGAAGCAAGTGGAGTATGTCTCCATCTCCAACCCCTCGGACGCCTGGGGCTGCGTCGGTTTATGGCCCGATCCGCTGCCATTGGCGGATGAACCGCTCAACCTGGAGGCCGGACGCAATTATCCGTTTTGGATTACGATTCAGATTCCGCGAGATGTTCCCGGCGGAATCTATAAAGGCCGGTTGCATTTACAAGCGGATGGGTGGGAGGAACAAGTACCGTTGCGCTTAAAGGTCTACGATTTCGAGATTCCCGCCGAATTCCATTTACGCACCGCTTTCGGCTTTTCGCCTGGTCTTGTGAAACGCTATCATCATTTGGATGCGGCGGAAGAGTTGGACCAGACCGTCGATCTTTATCTGCAAAATTTCCGCGATCATCGCATTTCCCCTTACAATCCTACGATGCTCCATCCCATTCGTTACGAACTACGCGGCGATTTCACCTTTGATTTTGCCGATTTCGATAAGGCGGGTAAACGTTATTTCGACGAATTCGGATTTACGGGATTGCATTTATCCTTGGTTGGCATGGGGGGCGGAACGTTTCACAGCCGTCATAAAGGGCGTATTGGCGATTACGAACAAGGAACTCCCGAATACGAGCGCCTCTTTAAACAATACGCATCTACGATCGAAAATCATCTGCGCGAAAAAGGATGGCTGGACAAAGCCTATATCTATTGGTTCGACGAGCCGGATCCCAAGGATTACGAATTCGTCAAAGAGGGCATGGAACGGATTCGCCATAGCGCGCCGGGCTTGAAGCGCATGTTGACGGAACAGCCGGAAAAAGAACTTGCCGGTTTTGTGGATATCTGGTGTCCCATCATCGATCAATACGATCCGGTAATTGGGCAACAGCGCCAAAAAGAAGGCGATGCGTTTTGGTGGTACGTCTGCACCGGCCCCAAGCAGCCCTATCCGGGTTTGTTTATCGACCATCCCGCCGTGGATATGCGCAGCTGGATATGGATGACGCAAAAGTACGGCGTGCAAGGATGCCTCGTTTGGGAAAGCAACTACTGGACGAGCGGCCTGGCCTATCCCGAACCCGAAATCCAGAATCCCTGGACCGATCCTATGAGTTACTTGACCGGCTATGGCCATCCTGTAGGTTTCAAAGGCCATTGGGGCAACGGCGACGGGCGTTTCATCTATCCGCCGCGCTCGTGGAACGACGGTCAGAAAAGAATCTGCGGTCCCGTCGATTCCATCCGCTGGGAAATGCTGCGCGAAGGCATCGAAGACTACGAATATTTTTACATGATTTCCGAATTGGCGAAAACCGACCGCCTACCGCCATCGATGAATAAGCAAGCTCAGAAATTATTGGACATTCCGGAAACGATTATTCGATCGCGCACGGAATACGCCAAAGACCCAGCTGCAATGCTGGAATACCGCGACCGATTGGGAATATTTTTAGAAAAAGCCCTGCGCCAATAA
- a CDS encoding sigma 54-interacting transcriptional regulator, producing the protein MKRDLSKFRIIGESQAMLELADRVYAAAEHWDAVLLTGERGTGKELLARAIHRLGPAKGGKFVVVDCASLHPATAESSLFGHERGSFTGAVKRHIGFLESAHEGSAFLDEVSSLPLDLQGCFLRFLEEGSFTRVGAAKAIQTQTRVVAASNRDMKRDIAAGRFLPDLFDRLNVLRIETPPLRRREDDILLLFRHFMNPGGAERLTKEAAEFLLHYPFPGNVRELKNLCRRLSVFHAKGEITPEMLKCNLDHGSERESPLPIVLAGKECYKKPQKIPR; encoded by the coding sequence ACGCCGCCGCCGAGCATTGGGACGCCGTTCTCCTCACGGGGGAACGAGGAACGGGAAAAGAACTATTGGCGCGGGCGATTCATCGCCTGGGACCGGCCAAAGGGGGAAAATTCGTCGTCGTCGATTGCGCCTCTCTGCATCCGGCGACGGCGGAATCGTCTCTGTTCGGCCACGAACGCGGCTCGTTCACCGGCGCCGTGAAGCGCCATATCGGCTTTTTGGAATCCGCCCACGAAGGCAGCGCTTTTCTCGACGAAGTGAGTTCGTTGCCGTTGGATTTGCAAGGCTGCTTCCTTCGTTTTCTGGAAGAAGGCTCCTTCACTCGCGTCGGCGCCGCGAAGGCGATCCAGACGCAAACGCGCGTTGTGGCGGCTTCGAACCGCGATATGAAGCGGGATATCGCCGCCGGACGCTTTCTTCCCGATTTATTCGACCGGTTAAACGTATTGCGGATCGAGACGCCGCCCTTGCGCCGCCGGGAAGATGATATCTTGTTGCTTTTTCGGCATTTCATGAATCCCGGCGGAGCTGAACGGTTGACGAAGGAGGCGGCGGAATTTCTTTTGCATTATCCCTTTCCCGGCAACGTGAGGGAATTGAAGAATCTTTGCCGGCGGTTGTCCGTTTTTCATGCCAAAGGAGAGATTACGCCGGAAATGCTGAAGTGCAATCTCGATCACGGCAGCGAGCGCGAATCGCCGCTTCCCATCGTTCTCGCCGGGAAAGAATGCTATAAGAAACCGCAAAAAATCCCTCGATAA
- a CDS encoding cadherin repeat domain-containing protein yields the protein MLSIQNATSLRRIHLIGLVLLLGWFPTVLMADSAPTDILLNPIPDGAVTNPFLIDENLPIGTVVGEFSTVDPDADETFEYVFTEPYYDATYFFRLEENKLILAGWVSYEWLVYPSLVISVKSIDSSGMAVSKSFEIRVNNVAESPKDIQLFPAEIAENSPLGTVVGRLSAADEDAYETFTYSFVSPYGDADGKFVIDGDQLKVNGDLNYEIYPSLLVTVLVQDSKGLVLAKTFEIKIKDVNERPTNIVMNPADPLVVDENALIGTILGWFSMIDEDLDKSSYYTFTAPYYNANGLFALEGNALKAAQVLDYESLPHSLLVSIQAADSGGLTLGKTFEIKLNDANDPPYDISLYPNWISRGAQPNDIIGYLSSKDVDSSASPFAYSFAEPYLDAGGYFKIEGNELRLAKPVDAGALPPSLVVTVASKDAGGMTLSKSLEIGVMVGPKDILADFTLVKRNAKLETVVSNLSTSHIAYNDPSQFVYNFVGPYYNASGVFALKGNQLVLTRELSQIPYSSLLVSIESKDPVGVTLAKTFVISIVDEENPLLDILLTPAHAEENSPIGSLVGVFSSIGLNEAYTYSFDEPYKDANGLFRLEGNQLKVGGLLDYESQTSLLITVRSTSAGGWTWAKTFDIKIVNINEGITDVVLSPANVNENSPFGTFVGTLSSVDLDTKDAHTYSFVDPYRDANGLFYIEGDKLLVGGALDYETLPNPLLVSVQSKDIDGLTMGKTFAIALNDIDDKSSNIYLNSNAVASKSPAGTVVGSFSTEDVDAGETFTYAFTAPYYNASSLLRIDGAQLITAAPLDAYVDTTLLVSIEARGSRGGSLGKTFEIYVVPAKELLRVEFVEDSINETNFSYSAPGGFNLAALSVGGAPPDSIDGRALIVTAKPGEGVLGIMKTGIAVGSDPVLISMSLQADVPGCSAAIVGLNSPIDNQLGYTLASGADVPVGKMGKVELLYAAPNAQLQPALQVTVPSSAAGPVTVYIDNLTVSYYPSPYVSPAALDVDGSFEGDLSALVKNVNGDAGTVESAANPEGGLGLLLSVGGGAAAANAGAFANALQGGFPQFLQAAVDARLQSGAGGAMALVMTNNNSTIALFVNNSTLPGAGGPAKRLTIGGGFSVENSAMPILCVVQNGAPGMTSAVLVDNLSVSRIIK from the coding sequence ATGTTGTCAATACAAAATGCAACAAGCCTAAGACGGATTCACTTGATCGGATTGGTTTTGTTATTGGGATGGTTTCCAACCGTTCTGATGGCGGATTCTGCGCCAACCGATATTTTGTTAAATCCGATTCCCGATGGCGCCGTGACCAATCCATTCTTGATTGACGAGAACCTTCCCATTGGAACGGTAGTCGGCGAATTTTCTACAGTGGACCCGGATGCCGACGAAACGTTCGAGTACGTCTTCACTGAACCCTATTACGATGCGACGTACTTTTTCCGCCTCGAGGAGAATAAACTGATATTGGCAGGATGGGTGAGTTACGAGTGGCTCGTTTATCCCAGTCTGGTTATCTCGGTGAAAAGCATAGATTCAAGCGGCATGGCGGTATCTAAAAGTTTCGAAATTCGCGTAAACAACGTTGCGGAAAGTCCCAAGGATATTCAACTTTTCCCCGCCGAAATAGCGGAGAACAGCCCGCTGGGAACCGTTGTAGGACGCTTGTCCGCGGCGGATGAAGACGCTTACGAAACCTTTACTTATTCTTTCGTTAGCCCCTACGGCGATGCGGATGGCAAGTTTGTTATCGACGGCGATCAATTGAAGGTGAACGGCGATCTGAACTACGAGATTTATCCGTCTCTTCTCGTAACGGTTTTAGTGCAGGATTCAAAAGGCTTAGTCTTAGCCAAAACCTTCGAAATTAAAATCAAAGACGTCAACGAACGGCCAACCAATATCGTCATGAATCCCGCCGATCCTCTTGTGGTGGACGAAAACGCCCTGATCGGGACGATCTTAGGATGGTTTAGCATGATCGACGAGGATCTCGATAAAAGTTCCTATTACACGTTTACGGCGCCTTATTACAACGCGAACGGCTTATTCGCCCTGGAGGGCAATGCGTTGAAAGCGGCGCAAGTATTGGATTACGAATCATTGCCGCACAGCCTTCTCGTCTCCATTCAAGCCGCCGATTCGGGCGGTTTGACGTTGGGAAAAACCTTCGAAATCAAACTCAACGACGCCAACGATCCGCCGTACGACATCTCCCTTTATCCCAATTGGATCAGTCGCGGCGCTCAACCCAACGATATTATCGGATACTTATCATCTAAGGATGTAGATAGTTCCGCTTCCCCCTTCGCCTATTCTTTCGCCGAACCCTATTTGGACGCGGGCGGTTATTTTAAGATCGAAGGGAACGAGTTGAGATTGGCGAAACCGGTGGATGCGGGCGCATTGCCGCCCAGCCTGGTGGTTACGGTAGCCAGCAAGGATGCGGGAGGAATGACGCTTTCGAAATCCTTGGAAATCGGCGTCATGGTGGGACCGAAAGATATTCTCGCCGATTTCACTCTCGTAAAGCGAAACGCCAAATTAGAGACGGTCGTGAGCAACCTTTCCACGAGTCATATTGCCTACAACGATCCCTCGCAATTCGTCTATAACTTCGTGGGGCCTTATTACAATGCCTCTGGCGTTTTCGCTTTGAAAGGCAACCAATTGGTTCTGACGCGCGAGTTGAGCCAGATTCCCTATTCCAGCCTGTTAGTATCCATCGAAAGCAAAGACCCCGTCGGCGTAACGCTCGCCAAAACTTTCGTCATCTCTATTGTTGATGAAGAGAATCCATTGCTGGATATTCTCTTGACGCCGGCCCATGCGGAGGAAAATAGTCCCATCGGCTCGCTTGTGGGCGTTTTTTCTTCGATCGGCCTCAATGAAGCGTATACGTATTCCTTCGACGAACCTTATAAAGATGCAAACGGTCTCTTCCGCCTGGAGGGAAATCAATTGAAAGTGGGCGGATTATTGGATTACGAATCGCAAACCAGCCTTTTGATCACCGTTCGCAGCACATCCGCCGGTGGTTGGACATGGGCCAAGACGTTCGATATCAAAATCGTCAACATCAATGAAGGCATTACGGATGTCGTTCTCAGTCCGGCCAACGTAAACGAAAATAGCCCGTTCGGGACGTTTGTCGGAACTCTCTCTTCCGTCGACCTGGATACGAAGGATGCCCATACCTACTCGTTCGTAGATCCCTACCGCGACGCCAACGGCTTGTTTTACATCGAGGGCGATAAATTGTTAGTCGGAGGCGCGCTGGATTACGAGACGCTGCCCAATCCCCTGCTCGTCAGCGTTCAAAGCAAAGACATCGACGGCTTGACTATGGGCAAAACCTTCGCCATCGCTCTTAATGACATAGACGACAAATCGTCGAATATTTACTTGAATTCCAACGCCGTGGCTTCTAAAAGCCCCGCCGGTACGGTTGTGGGATCGTTCTCCACCGAGGATGTGGACGCCGGCGAGACTTTTACTTACGCCTTTACCGCTCCTTATTACAATGCGAGCAGCCTTTTACGCATCGATGGCGCCCAGCTGATAACGGCGGCGCCTTTGGACGCTTACGTCGATACGACTCTTCTCGTTTCCATCGAGGCGAGAGGTTCGCGAGGCGGTTCGTTGGGTAAAACGTTCGAAATCTATGTCGTACCAGCGAAGGAACTATTGCGCGTCGAGTTCGTCGAGGATTCGATTAACGAAACGAATTTCTCCTACTCTGCTCCCGGCGGATTCAATTTGGCGGCGCTTTCCGTGGGCGGCGCTCCTCCCGATTCGATCGATGGACGGGCGTTGATTGTTACGGCCAAACCGGGTGAAGGCGTATTGGGCATCATGAAAACGGGAATCGCCGTAGGCTCCGATCCGGTGTTGATCTCGATGTCCCTGCAAGCCGATGTTCCAGGATGCTCGGCGGCGATCGTAGGCTTGAATTCGCCCATCGACAATCAATTGGGTTATACATTGGCCAGCGGAGCGGACGTACCTGTCGGCAAGATGGGCAAAGTTGAATTGCTCTACGCCGCGCCAAACGCCCAGTTGCAGCCCGCGCTTCAAGTGACGGTTCCCAGCTCGGCGGCGGGACCGGTGACGGTTTATATCGACAATTTGACGGTTTCCTATTACCCCTCCCCCTACGTTTCTCCGGCGGCGCTGGATGTGGATGGCTCGTTCGAGGGCGATCTATCCGCCTTGGTGAAAAACGTGAACGGCGACGCGGGAACGGTTGAATCGGCGGCGAATCCCGAAGGCGGCCTTGGCTTGCTGCTGTCCGTCGGCGGCGGCGCAGCGGCGGCGAACGCGGGAGCTTTCGCCAATGCTTTGCAGGGCGGATTCCCCCAATTCCTGCAAGCGGCGGTGGATGCGCGGCTGCAATCCGGCGCAGGCGGCGCGATGGCATTGGTAATGACCAATAACAACAGCACCATCGCTCTCTTCGTCAATAATTCCACGCTGCCCGGAGCGGGCGGTCCAGCGAAGCGGCTGACGATCGGCGGCGGATTCTCCGTAGAAAATTCAGCGATGCCGATTCTATGCGTCGTGCAAAACGGCGCCCCCGGCATGACCTCCGCCGTGTTGGTGGACAACCTCAGCGTAAGCCGCATAATCAAATAA